One genomic region from Rosa rugosa chromosome 1, drRosRugo1.1, whole genome shotgun sequence encodes:
- the LOC133742849 gene encoding BAG family molecular chaperone regulator 5, mitochondrial-like gives MVCGLYKTIAAIHFEADEFQRLIQRQETVDAVRSSEREKLRMNEALMKLLLSLDSVPGVDPTVREARRKVSRRIVGLQEIVDAIVQEDVEGFWGGCGGGFGRDYWNDVMAEMEEGCVGREEVGNGEVFC, from the coding sequence ATGGTTTGCGGCCTCTACAAGACAATCGCGGCCATCCATTTCGAGGCCGACGAGTTCCAGCGCCTGATCCAACGGCAGGAGACGGTCGACGCCGTGAGGAGCAGTGAGCGGGAGAAGCTGAGGATGAACGAGGCGCTGATGAAGTTGCTACTGAGTTTGGACTCCGTGCCCGGGGTGGACCCCACGGTGAGGGAAGCAAGGAGGAAGGTGAGCCGTCGGATCGTGGGGCTGCAGGAGATCGTGGACGCGATTGTTCAGGAAGACGTGGAGGGGTTCTGGGGTGGGTGCGGCGGTGGGTTTGGGAGGGACTACTGGAACGACGTCATGGCGGAGATGGAGGAGGGGTGTGTAGGGAGAGAGGAGGTCGGAAATGGAGAGGTTTTCTGCTGA
- the LOC133725667 gene encoding integrin-linked protein kinase 1 isoform X2, whose protein sequence is MIIPTQPRNSLKSTLLIPSHFIPIHQLQHSVSPEPEPEPMDRQDSVTARFTLGRQSSLAPDLDDDDSVVEPADGALDPRVRLMYLANEGDLEGIQELLDSGTNVNFTDIDGRTALHVAACQGRTDVVQLLLQRGADVNLQDRWGSTPLADAVYYKNEDVIKLLEQHGAKLPMAPMHVENAREVPEYEIDPKELDFSDSVDITKGTYCIASWRGIQVAVKTLEEKVFADEDKVNAFRDELALLQKIRHPNVVQFLGAVTQSSPMMIVTEYLPKGDFRLYLKRKGPLKPTAAVKFALDIARGMNYLHEHKPEAIIHRGLEPSNILRDDSGHLKVADFGVSKLLIVAKTVKEDRPVTTEDTSWRYVAPEVYRNEEYDTKVDVFSFALILQEMIEGCLPFSTKPEKEVPKAYAANERPPFRAPPKLYAHGLKELIEECWSQDPFRRPTFKQIIKSLDNINDQYARKRHWKVMPLMCLQNLENMVKKGRSSPSSHSSCSTMR, encoded by the exons ATGATTATCCCAACACAGCCACGAAATAGTCTCAAATCAACCCTCTTAATTCCCTCCCACTTTATTCCTATCCACCAACTTCAACACTCTGTAAGCCCCGAACCCGAACCCGAACCCATGGACCGCCAGGACTCCGTCACGGCCCGCTTCACTCTCGGCAGGCAGTCCTCGCTCGCCCCCGACCTGGACGACGACGACTCGGTGGTCGAGCCGGCCGACGGGGCCCTTGACCCGAGGGTCCGCCTCATGTACTTGGCCAACGAGGGCGACTTGGAAGGCATTCAGGAGCTCCTGGACTCCGGAACTAATGTCAATTTCACTGACATAGATGGACGCACCGCTCTCCACGTCGCCGCCTGTCAGGGCCGGACCGACGTCGTTCAGTTGCTCCTCCAAAGAGGCGCCGACGTCAACCTCCAGGACCGCTGGGGCAGTACG CCTCTTGCGGATGCGGTCTACTATAAGAATGAGGATGTGATCAAGCTTTTAGAGCAGCACGGAGCTAAACTTCCG ATGGCTCCTATGCATGTGGAGAATGCACGTGAAGTCCCGGAGTATGAGATTGATCCCAAGGAGCTTGATTTTTCAGATAGTGTTGACATAACCAAG GGAACCTACTGCATTGCATCTTGGCGTGGAATTCAAGTTGCAGTTAAGACGCTTGAGGAGAAAGTATTTGCTGATGAAGATAAAGT AAATGCATTCAGGGATGAGCTTGCTTTACTTCAGAAGATACGACATCCCAATGTTGTCCAATTTTTGGGTGCTGTAACACAAAGCAGTCCAATGATGATTGTCACAGAGTATCTACCCAAG GGAGATTTTCGTTTATATCTTAAAAGAAAAGGTCCCTTAAAGCCAACAGCAGCAGTGAAGTTTGCACTTGACATTGCCAG GGGGATGAATTATCTGCATGAGCATAAACCTGAAGCAATAATTCATCGAGGTCTTGAGCCCTC AAATATATTGCGGGATGATTCTGGGCATCTGAAAGTTGCAGACTTTGGGGTGAGCAAGCTACTGATAGTCGCAAAGACAGTTAAAGAAGACAGACCTGTGACTACTGAAGACACTTCTT GGAGATACGTGGCTCCTGAAGTTTACAGAAATGAAGAATATGATACCAAAGTGGATGTTTTTTCATTTGCCTTGATCTTGCAAGAG ATGATTGAAGGTTGTCTACCATTTTCTACAAAACCAGAAAAAGAAGTACCTAAAGCATATGCTGCAAATGAGCGCCCACCTTTTAGAGCACCACCAAAGCTTTATGCACATGGATTAAAGGA GTTGATTGAGGAATGTTGGAGTCAGGACCCATTTAGGAGACCAACATTCAAGCAAATAATTAAGAGTTTGGATAACATTAATGACCAGTATGCTCGAAAAAGACACTGGAAG GTGATGCCACTTATGTGTCTCCAGAACCTGGAGAACATGGTGAAGAAGGGTCGCTCAAGTCCCAGCAGCCATTCATCCTGCTCTACGATGAGATGA
- the LOC133725667 gene encoding integrin-linked protein kinase 1 isoform X1 — protein sequence MIIPTQPRNSLKSTLLIPSHFIPIHQLQHSVSPEPEPEPMDRQDSVTARFTLGRQSSLAPDLDDDDSVVEPADGALDPRVRLMYLANEGDLEGIQELLDSGTNVNFTDIDGRTALHVAACQGRTDVVQLLLQRGADVNLQDRWGSTPLADAVYYKNEDVIKLLEQHGAKLPMAPMHVENAREVPEYEIDPKELDFSDSVDITKGTYCIASWRGIQVAVKTLEEKVFADEDKVLRNAFRDELALLQKIRHPNVVQFLGAVTQSSPMMIVTEYLPKGDFRLYLKRKGPLKPTAAVKFALDIARGMNYLHEHKPEAIIHRGLEPSNILRDDSGHLKVADFGVSKLLIVAKTVKEDRPVTTEDTSWRYVAPEVYRNEEYDTKVDVFSFALILQEMIEGCLPFSTKPEKEVPKAYAANERPPFRAPPKLYAHGLKELIEECWSQDPFRRPTFKQIIKSLDNINDQYARKRHWKVMPLMCLQNLENMVKKGRSSPSSHSSCSTMR from the exons ATGATTATCCCAACACAGCCACGAAATAGTCTCAAATCAACCCTCTTAATTCCCTCCCACTTTATTCCTATCCACCAACTTCAACACTCTGTAAGCCCCGAACCCGAACCCGAACCCATGGACCGCCAGGACTCCGTCACGGCCCGCTTCACTCTCGGCAGGCAGTCCTCGCTCGCCCCCGACCTGGACGACGACGACTCGGTGGTCGAGCCGGCCGACGGGGCCCTTGACCCGAGGGTCCGCCTCATGTACTTGGCCAACGAGGGCGACTTGGAAGGCATTCAGGAGCTCCTGGACTCCGGAACTAATGTCAATTTCACTGACATAGATGGACGCACCGCTCTCCACGTCGCCGCCTGTCAGGGCCGGACCGACGTCGTTCAGTTGCTCCTCCAAAGAGGCGCCGACGTCAACCTCCAGGACCGCTGGGGCAGTACG CCTCTTGCGGATGCGGTCTACTATAAGAATGAGGATGTGATCAAGCTTTTAGAGCAGCACGGAGCTAAACTTCCG ATGGCTCCTATGCATGTGGAGAATGCACGTGAAGTCCCGGAGTATGAGATTGATCCCAAGGAGCTTGATTTTTCAGATAGTGTTGACATAACCAAG GGAACCTACTGCATTGCATCTTGGCGTGGAATTCAAGTTGCAGTTAAGACGCTTGAGGAGAAAGTATTTGCTGATGAAGATAAAGT ACTCAGAAATGCATTCAGGGATGAGCTTGCTTTACTTCAGAAGATACGACATCCCAATGTTGTCCAATTTTTGGGTGCTGTAACACAAAGCAGTCCAATGATGATTGTCACAGAGTATCTACCCAAG GGAGATTTTCGTTTATATCTTAAAAGAAAAGGTCCCTTAAAGCCAACAGCAGCAGTGAAGTTTGCACTTGACATTGCCAG GGGGATGAATTATCTGCATGAGCATAAACCTGAAGCAATAATTCATCGAGGTCTTGAGCCCTC AAATATATTGCGGGATGATTCTGGGCATCTGAAAGTTGCAGACTTTGGGGTGAGCAAGCTACTGATAGTCGCAAAGACAGTTAAAGAAGACAGACCTGTGACTACTGAAGACACTTCTT GGAGATACGTGGCTCCTGAAGTTTACAGAAATGAAGAATATGATACCAAAGTGGATGTTTTTTCATTTGCCTTGATCTTGCAAGAG ATGATTGAAGGTTGTCTACCATTTTCTACAAAACCAGAAAAAGAAGTACCTAAAGCATATGCTGCAAATGAGCGCCCACCTTTTAGAGCACCACCAAAGCTTTATGCACATGGATTAAAGGA GTTGATTGAGGAATGTTGGAGTCAGGACCCATTTAGGAGACCAACATTCAAGCAAATAATTAAGAGTTTGGATAACATTAATGACCAGTATGCTCGAAAAAGACACTGGAAG GTGATGCCACTTATGTGTCTCCAGAACCTGGAGAACATGGTGAAGAAGGGTCGCTCAAGTCCCAGCAGCCATTCATCCTGCTCTACGATGAGATGA
- the LOC133731469 gene encoding ATP-dependent DNA helicase PIF1-like, with protein sequence MVLGMKLLALVLSAHRNFSTKIGYKSKKWPQDRYKTRYKPKKGEVENTKTKIQWTDEQKQVISAISKGKSVFITGSAGTGKTILVHHIIKLLKKQHGASKVFVTAPTGVAACAIGGQTLHSFAGIGYPMADRETLLHRIVLNNKAYNRWLKVKALVMDEISMVDTEFFESLEYIARKIREVNKSWGGIQIVVGGDFFQLPPIKPQQNSGGKEYAFEADCWNSSFDLQVNLTKVFRQSDPQLIKLLHGIRRGESDPEDLKFLEQACSEAEPDPSVVQLYPRIEDVNRVNASRLESLGNELFVYTAVDSGEESRKPQLEQGIAPKKVTLCKDARVMLVKNLNTWRGLVNGATGTVQGFYVPKNKDITGICHAALPIVKFDSGPELLIEPETWVVTEGDKVVAERKQVPLILAWASSIHKCQGMTLDRLHTDLSKAFENGMVYVALSRVRSLEGLYLSGFDRWKIMVHPKVLQFYKGFSGELGQEGKDDNDSQRQDSMSRSGNGTQRLDSTSCSGNGSQRRSSTRRSGNGNQKDDGSKYVLVHMK encoded by the coding sequence ATGGTTCTGGGAATGAAGCTGTTAGCTTTAGTATTGTCTGCACACAGAAATTTCAGCACAAAAATTGGTTACAAAAGCAAGAAATGGCCCCAGGATAGATACAAGACCAGATACAAACCCAAAAAGGGAGAAGTTGAGaacacaaaaaccaaaattCAATGGACTGATGAACAAAAACAAGTCATATCTGCCATATCTAAAGGAAAATCTGTGTTCATTACCGGTTCAGCGGGCACTGGAAAAACAATTTTGGTTCACCATATTATCAAATTGTTGAAAAAGCAGCATGGAGCCTCTAAGGTTTTTGTCACAGCGCCTACGGGTGTTGCGGCTTGTGCCATTGGGGGGCAGACTCTTCACTCTTTCGCGGGAATTGGGTATCCCATGGCTGATAGAGAGACCTTGCTGCATAGGATTGTCCTAAATAACAAGGCTTACAACAGGTGGTTGAAAGTTAAGGCATTGGTTATGGATGAGATTAGCATGGTGGATACTGAGTTTTTCGAGAGTCTTGAATACATTGCCAGAAAAATACGAGAAGTCAATAAAAGTTGGGGTGGGATTCAGATTGTTGTGGGTGGGGATTTCTTTCAGTTACCTCCCATTAAACCCCAGCAGAATTCAGGGGGAAAAGAATATGCATTTGAAGCCGATTGTTGGAATTCTAGCTTTGACTTGCAGGTTAATCTGACAAAGGTGTTTCGCCAATCAGACCCTCAGCTTATCAAGTTACTTCATGGAATAAGAAGAGGAGAGAGTGATCCTGAAGACTTAAAGTTTCTTGAACAAGCTTGCTCGGAGGCTGAGCCAGATCCTTCTGTGGTACAACTCTATCCAAGGATTGAAGATGTGAATAGAGTGAATGCAAGTAGATTAGAAAGCTTGGGCAATGAACTTTTTGTCTATACAGCTGTTGATAGTGGTGAGGAGTCTAGGAAACCACAGCTTGAACAGGGAATAGCCCCCAAGAAAGTTACTTTGTGTAAAGATGCGAGGGTGATGCTGGTCAAGAATTTGAATACTTGGCGTGGCCTGGTGAATGGTGCGACTGGTACAGTTCAGGGATTTTATGTGCCCAAAAATAAGGATATAACAGGCATATGCCATGCTGCTCTACCGATAGTCAAGTTTGATTCAGGGCCAGAACTGTTGATTGAACCAGAAACATGGGTTGTGACAGAGGGAGATAAGGTTGTTGCTGAACGGAAGCAGGTGCCTCTCATATTGGCATGGGCTTCAAGCATTCACAAGTGTCAGGGCATGACTCTTGACCGCCTTCACACTGATCTCTCTAAAGCTTTCGAGAATGGAATGGTTTATGTAGCTCTTTCCCGTGTGAGAAGCTTGGAAGGCCTGTATTTATCTGGTTTCGATCGCTGGAAGATTATGGTGCACCCTAAGGTTTTGCAGTTCTATAAAGGCTTTAGTGGTGAACTGGGTCAGGAGGGCAAGGATGATAATGATAGCCAGAGACAAGATAGCATGAGCCGCAGTGGTAATGGCACTCAGAGACTGGATAGTACTAGCTGCAGTGGTAATGGCAGCCAGAGACGAAGTAGCACTAGGCGCAGTGGTAATGGCAACCAGAAAGATGATGGCAGCAAATACGTGCTGGTTCACATGAAATGA